The Streptomyces rimosus genomic interval CTCCCACGACCGCTATGGCGCAAACGGACAACCATCTCATGTCTGACTACTTTTCTCTCGGGCGCCGGAGCGCTCGTGAACGGGCGGCCCGGTGTACGGGTCAACACCTCGCGGATACGGACCAGTTATGTCATGCGGTCACAGCGAGGGGAACTGCGGGAAGGGAAGACCAGGGTAATTTCCATGTACGGGCCGTGGGTGGCCGGAGGGCCACTGGGAAACGCGCCCGAGGACCACGAGAAACCGTAGTGAACGCGGACTCCGAGGGCAGGCCATGAGGATACGGGTCAGGCCGCGGGAGTCGGCCCTTGGCTACGCGGACCGGCCAACGCCGCCATTTCGGCGGCCAATTCGGGGCGCCCCCGCCAATACCCGCCGACACCGTGCAGACCGCCGGAGGCCGCATACGAGCCGCCGCCGAACTTTCCGCCGGCGTGGAGTCTGGTGTAGGCGATCTCGACGCCGGACAGGCCGGTGCGGGGTTCGGTGTCCACGGGGATGCCGCGGCCGTTGTCGGTCACTTGCACCGAACCGTCGTTGTGGAGGATGACCTCGATACGGTCGCAGACGCCGGCCAGCGCCTCGTCGACGGAGTTGTCGATGATCTCCCACAGGCAGTGCATCAGACCGCGGCTGTCGCTGGAACCGATGTACATGCCGGGCCGCTTGCGTACGGCTTCCAGTCCTTCGAGGACCGTCAAGTGCCGCGCGGTGTAGTCGGAGCCGTCCTGGACACGGCTGCCGAGGGACGGGGCGGGGAACGTGCTCACGCAGTGCTCTCTTCAGCTGCGGACGGGCAAGGGCGGGGCGCCCAGGCCGCGGGCACGGCCTGGGCGAGAGGAGGCGCGGACAGGGGGCGTTCCGGCGCGGTCAGATGTCGAGGAAGCGGACGTCCTTGGCGTTGCGCTGGATGAAGGAGCGCCGGGCCTCGACGTCCTCGCCCATCAGGACGGAGAAGAGAGCATCGGCGACAGCCGCGTCGTCGACGGTGACCTGCCCCAGGACACGGTGCTCCTGGTCCATGGTCGTGATGCGCAGCTCCTCGGCGTTCATCTCGCCCAGGCCCTTGAACCGCTGGATGGAGTCGTCCCTGACCCGGCGGCCGCCCTGCCGGCCCCGTGCCAGCAGTACGTCACGTTCGCGGTCGGAGTACGCGTACTCCACGTGGTCCCGGCCCCACTGGATCTTGTAGAGCGGCGGGCGGGACAGGTAGACGTGCCCGTGCTCGATCAGCGGCCGCATGAAGCGGAAGAGGAAGGTGAGCAGCAGGGTGTTGATGTGCTGGCCGTCGACGTCGGCGTCCGCCATCAGAATGATCTTGTGGTAGCGGAGCTTGTCGATGTCGAAGTCCTCGTGCACGCCCGTGCCGAACGCGGAGATCATCGCCTGAACCTCCTGATTGTGCAGGATCTTGTCGATACGGGCCTTCTCGACGTTGAGGATCTTGCCGCGGATGGGAAGGATCGCCTGGTACTGCGGGTTGCGGCCGGACTTGGCCGAGCCACCGGCCGAGTCGCCCTCGACGATGAAGATCTCGCTCTTCGCCGGATCGTTGGACTGGCAGTCCGACAGCTTGCCCGGCAGCGCCGCCGACTCCAGCAAGCCCTTGCGGCGAGTCAGATCGCGGGCCTTACGGGCCGCCAGCCGGGCGGTGGCCGCCTGCGTCGCCTTGCGGACGATGTCGGCCGCCTCATTGGGGTTGCTGTCGAACCAGTCCGTCAGATGCTCGTGCACGACCTTCTGTACGAACGTCCTGACCTCGCCGTTGCCCAGCTTGGTCTTGGTCTGCCCCTCGAACTGCGGCTCGCCCAGCTTGACCGAGATGATCGCCGTCAGACCCTCGCGGATGTCCTCACCCGTGAGGTTGCCGTCCTTCTCCCGCAGCAGCTTCTTCTCCCGCGCGTACCGGTTGACGACCGTGGTCAGCGCCGTACGGAAGCCCTCCTCGTGGGTGCCGCCCTCGTGGGTGTGGATGGTGTTGGCGTAGGAGTAGACACTGTCCGCGAACTGGCTGTTCCACTGCAGCGCGACCTCGACCGACAGCAGCCGCCCGGTGTCCTCGGCGGCGATGGAGACGACGGAGGGGTGGACCGGCTCACCCTTGCGGGCGTTGAGGTAGGCGACGAAGTCGGTGATGCCGCCGTCGTAGCGGTAGGAAACCGCCTTCGCGGCCCGCTCCCCCGCGGTGTCCGGGCCCGCTTCGTCGGCCGCGGCCGTCGCGCGGGCCGACGCGCGCTCGTCGGTGAGGGTCAGGGTCAGCCCCCGGTTGAGG includes:
- the gyrB gene encoding DNA topoisomerase (ATP-hydrolyzing) subunit B, with translation MTTSGTHAASDISGAEQNGHAGSAAYDATAITVLDGLDAVRKRPGMYIGSTGERGLHHLVQEIVDNSVDEALAGVADRIDVTVLADGGVRVVDNGRGIPVGMHPVEKKPALEVVLTVLHAGGKFGGGGYAVSGGLHGVGLSVVNALSTRLSAEIWTDGHRWTQEYKGGAPTAPLARHEATSKTGTSLTFWADGGTFETTEYSFETLARRFQEMAFLNRGLTLTLTDERASARATAAADEAGPDTAGERAAKAVSYRYDGGITDFVAYLNARKGEPVHPSVVSIAAEDTGRLLSVEVALQWNSQFADSVYSYANTIHTHEGGTHEEGFRTALTTVVNRYAREKKLLREKDGNLTGEDIREGLTAIISVKLGEPQFEGQTKTKLGNGEVRTFVQKVVHEHLTDWFDSNPNEAADIVRKATQAATARLAARKARDLTRRKGLLESAALPGKLSDCQSNDPAKSEIFIVEGDSAGGSAKSGRNPQYQAILPIRGKILNVEKARIDKILHNQEVQAMISAFGTGVHEDFDIDKLRYHKIILMADADVDGQHINTLLLTFLFRFMRPLIEHGHVYLSRPPLYKIQWGRDHVEYAYSDRERDVLLARGRQGGRRVRDDSIQRFKGLGEMNAEELRITTMDQEHRVLGQVTVDDAAVADALFSVLMGEDVEARRSFIQRNAKDVRFLDI